One segment of Terriglobia bacterium DNA contains the following:
- a CDS encoding ABC transporter permease, giving the protein MFDRVLQDVRYAFRMLRKSPGFTVVAVLTLALGIGANTAVFSVLNGVLLRPLPFNDSDRLVTLYQNMPNFERGSISYYNLLDWQRMNHTFEAIAGYRQTGYSLTGLGEAEQVQAEMVGHEFFPILQAQPLLGRSFTAEEDVPQGPKTVMISEGFWKRRFGGATDVIGKTLHLDADTYQIIGVVPDSLHLPIQNFGRHIDVYTAVGAFDDPGFQGRIHHWGLDAIGRLKPGMTLEQARADMSKVSRDLEAAYPDVNKGLGTTMLSLHDAMVGEIRPVLIMLLAAVGFVLLIGAANVANLMLARSTARTREFAIRSALGASHKQVVRQLLTESIVLAIIGGALGLLLAVLGTNAALHLMPRAIPRAENIGIDLRVLLFTMGISLLTGVLFGLVPALKISRPDLNEALKENARGTTGMHHRTQSALVVAETAMALVLLVGAGLMIRTLLHLWQEDPGFDPHHVLVFTMALPPQQFSAPVETIRNEYRDIEERLRALPGVETVSYSAGATPFQNDDEDQFWKDGQAKPSSAWEMNWLIDYVVEPSYLKAMGLQLKAGRFITDEDTPSSPRVAVVDEEFARKYYPGEDPIGKVFHTENNAGKTPMKLDYRIVGVVGHVNQWGLDPRSTLPLRTEAFYAVSQLPEDSAQTTAQFIRVFVRTSGDPASQISSIRQVLTSYDSNVVMANPETMESIVSGSLKSMRFSMTLMGTFAALALLLAMIGIYGLMSYAVGQRTHEIGIRMALGAKPSDLLAMVIKQGSKMVLIGIAIGVLGAALLTRVMSSMLSGVSATDPMTFTMVAILLMLMACAACLIPARRATRVQPLEVLRYQ; this is encoded by the coding sequence ATGTTCGATCGTGTCCTCCAAGATGTTCGCTATGCCTTTCGCATGCTCCGGAAGAGCCCGGGGTTCACTGTGGTTGCCGTACTCACGCTGGCGCTCGGCATTGGGGCGAATACGGCCGTGTTCTCGGTGCTGAACGGTGTACTGCTGCGGCCGCTGCCGTTCAACGATTCCGACCGCCTGGTGACGCTTTACCAGAACATGCCGAACTTCGAGCGGGGTTCCATCTCGTATTACAACCTGCTCGACTGGCAGCGCATGAACCACACCTTCGAGGCGATCGCCGGGTACCGCCAGACCGGCTACAGCCTCACCGGCCTCGGCGAAGCGGAGCAGGTACAGGCGGAAATGGTTGGGCACGAGTTCTTCCCGATACTCCAGGCACAACCGCTGCTTGGTCGAAGCTTCACGGCAGAAGAAGACGTGCCTCAAGGGCCGAAGACGGTCATGATCAGCGAAGGTTTCTGGAAGAGGCGGTTCGGGGGAGCGACGGATGTCATCGGCAAGACACTCCACCTCGATGCCGACACCTACCAGATCATTGGGGTCGTCCCCGACTCGCTGCATCTGCCGATCCAGAATTTCGGCCGTCATATCGACGTTTATACAGCGGTTGGAGCCTTCGACGATCCTGGCTTCCAGGGCCGGATTCACCATTGGGGACTCGATGCGATCGGCCGTTTGAAGCCCGGCATGACGCTCGAGCAGGCACGCGCAGATATGTCGAAAGTCTCGCGCGACCTCGAAGCGGCATATCCGGATGTGAATAAAGGCCTCGGTACCACGATGCTTTCGCTGCATGACGCCATGGTCGGCGAGATCCGCCCGGTGTTGATCATGCTGCTGGCTGCGGTCGGCTTTGTCCTGCTCATCGGCGCCGCGAACGTTGCCAACCTGATGCTGGCCCGATCTACAGCGCGTACTCGCGAGTTTGCGATTCGCTCCGCCCTGGGCGCCTCGCACAAGCAGGTCGTCCGGCAACTGTTGACGGAAAGCATCGTTCTCGCCATCATCGGGGGCGCTCTCGGACTCCTGCTGGCGGTGCTCGGCACCAACGCCGCCCTGCACCTCATGCCAAGAGCCATTCCCCGTGCTGAAAACATCGGAATCGATCTCCGGGTTCTGCTGTTCACGATGGGCATATCGCTGCTGACCGGCGTCCTGTTTGGCCTTGTGCCGGCCCTGAAGATCTCCCGGCCGGACCTGAACGAGGCGCTGAAAGAAAATGCGCGCGGCACTACAGGAATGCATCACCGGACGCAGAGCGCGCTGGTAGTTGCCGAGACCGCGATGGCTCTCGTCCTGCTGGTCGGCGCGGGACTGATGATTCGGACGCTTCTTCACCTCTGGCAGGAGGATCCCGGCTTCGACCCGCATCATGTGCTCGTATTCACCATGGCTCTGCCGCCGCAACAGTTCTCGGCGCCGGTCGAGACGATTCGAAACGAGTATCGCGACATTGAAGAACGTCTGCGCGCGCTTCCCGGGGTAGAAACCGTTTCGTATTCTGCAGGAGCTACGCCGTTCCAGAACGATGACGAAGACCAGTTCTGGAAAGATGGCCAGGCAAAACCTTCGTCCGCCTGGGAGATGAACTGGTTGATTGACTACGTGGTCGAACCCAGTTACCTGAAGGCCATGGGACTGCAACTGAAGGCTGGGCGTTTTATCACCGACGAGGACACGCCAAGCTCGCCACGCGTCGCCGTTGTCGATGAGGAGTTCGCCCGCAAGTATTATCCGGGCGAGGACCCGATCGGCAAGGTCTTCCACACCGAGAACAATGCCGGCAAGACGCCGATGAAACTGGATTACAGGATCGTCGGCGTGGTCGGACACGTGAACCAGTGGGGTCTCGATCCGCGCTCTACCCTGCCGCTGCGCACCGAAGCTTTCTACGCCGTATCACAGTTGCCGGAGGACTCGGCGCAGACCACGGCGCAGTTCATCCGCGTGTTCGTGCGTACGTCTGGAGACCCCGCCAGTCAGATCAGCAGCATCCGCCAGGTACTGACCAGCTACGATTCGAACGTCGTAATGGCAAATCCTGAGACCATGGAGTCCATCGTCTCCGGTTCGCTGAAGTCGATGCGCTTTTCGATGACCTTAATGGGGACCTTTGCTGCGCTCGCGCTGTTGCTGGCGATGATCGGCATCTATGGACTCATGTCCTACGCCGTCGGCCAGCGCACGCATGAAATCGGTATCCGCATGGCTCTTGGCGCAAAGCCTTCCGATTTGCTCGCGATGGTCATCAAACAAGGTTCGAAGATGGTGCTGATCGGAATCGCTATCGGCGTGCTGGGAGCAGCGCTCCTGACCCGTGTCATGTCGAGCATGTTGTCCGGTGTGAGCGCCACGGATCCGATGACGTTTACGATGGTGGCTATTCTGCTGATGCTGATGGCATGCGCCGCCTGCCTCATCCCCGCGCGCCGGGCAACGCGCGTGCAACCGCTGGAGGTGCTGCGGTACCAGTAG
- a CDS encoding glycosyl hydrolase: MQKLVRRVFFLCLCAIVLIVVPASAQKKTPGKEGQPKAQSAVQPKPAEQPTAEKKEEKKEEKFHGMQYRQIGPFRGGRSLTAVGIPGDPKVYYFGATGGGVWKSVDGGASWAPIFDKEGTGDIGSIAVADSDPNIVYVGTGEACIRGNTSFGDGVYKSLDGGKTWKNVGLKDTQAIGKVIINPTNPDMVLVAALGHPFGPNEERGVFRTTDGGKTWQKVLYKDENTGAVDITFDPDNPHILFATLWQVRRLPWTLDSGGPGSGIYRSDDDGATWKEVTGKGLPEKPYGRVGVAVAANSDRVYALIEAKDGGLYRSDDGGSKWQLVNPDPRLRQRAWYYMHITADPKDKDTVYVMNVDFHKSTDGGRTFNKIDVPHGDNHGLWIDPADTNRMIAVNDGGATITIDGGKSWTREDNQPTAQFYHVTTDNRFPYYVYGSQQDNTTVAIASMSDDGSIGREDWYPVAGGEAGYIAVDPTNPNIVYGGEYQGNITRFDKSDQQAKEISVYPVVQDAMGAAVQEHRFQWTAPILISPHDHNVIYHGGERLFRSSDGGIHWTAISPDLTRNDKSKQQVSGGPITKDDTGTEFYDTIFAVAESPQQAGTIWCGTDDGLMQITRDDGKTWTNITPKDMPEWGTVSQIDLSPFDNGTAYVAVDRHRLDDLKPYIFKTTDFGKTWTTLVKGIPEGSFVRAVRQDPKKKGLLYAGTETGMYISYNDGQSWEKFQLNLPTVPVHDLVIKGDDLVLATHGRGFWILDDLAPVRQETGEITKQDFHLYTPSMALHTWARSGKGNAYTGTNPPIGAVFYYWVKDKPKEMSLDILNSSGKVLRHITSKDTGDLEEPLDPDDEKPKKLLDPKPGLNRFVWDLRRNPIERPANYYLFGYQDGTTLPKALPGKYEVRMTVDGKTQTAPFEIALDPRVKVPMADLQKQYDLVTAIRGEIERVFATERQIHDLRNQLAALQQRLPNTPSLLPVVDSGKNLDAKLVAIEDQLVNWKIKANEDSLQYPVKLDGQLSVLASYVGYGDSAPTQAALDRFQQLKQDVDKQVAAWNSVVSTDLVAFQNIAREHKVDAVVVPQQFEAKGAVAGEGK; the protein is encoded by the coding sequence ATGCAAAAACTCGTTCGTCGTGTGTTCTTTCTGTGTCTCTGCGCAATCGTTCTGATCGTTGTTCCAGCTTCCGCTCAGAAAAAGACTCCGGGTAAGGAAGGCCAGCCCAAAGCGCAATCCGCGGTGCAGCCGAAACCGGCGGAACAGCCAACGGCCGAAAAGAAAGAAGAGAAGAAGGAAGAAAAGTTTCACGGGATGCAGTATCGCCAGATTGGTCCATTCCGGGGCGGCCGTTCGCTGACGGCGGTGGGCATCCCGGGCGATCCCAAGGTCTACTACTTCGGCGCGACCGGTGGCGGAGTCTGGAAGTCAGTCGATGGGGGTGCAAGTTGGGCGCCCATCTTTGATAAAGAAGGAACCGGCGACATCGGCAGCATCGCCGTTGCCGATTCCGATCCCAACATTGTTTACGTCGGCACGGGCGAAGCCTGCATTCGCGGCAACACGTCGTTCGGCGACGGTGTTTACAAGTCGCTCGATGGTGGCAAGACGTGGAAGAACGTCGGCCTGAAGGACACGCAGGCGATCGGAAAGGTCATCATCAACCCCACGAATCCCGACATGGTGCTCGTGGCGGCGCTCGGGCATCCGTTTGGTCCCAACGAAGAGCGCGGAGTCTTCCGCACCACGGACGGCGGCAAGACCTGGCAGAAGGTCCTCTACAAGGACGAAAACACCGGCGCGGTGGATATCACCTTCGATCCCGACAATCCGCACATTCTCTTCGCGACGCTCTGGCAGGTGCGCCGGTTGCCGTGGACGCTAGACAGCGGCGGGCCGGGCAGCGGCATTTATCGCTCCGATGATGATGGCGCAACGTGGAAAGAAGTAACGGGCAAGGGTCTGCCCGAGAAGCCCTATGGGCGCGTTGGCGTCGCGGTCGCCGCAAATTCAGATCGCGTCTACGCGCTGATTGAAGCCAAGGACGGCGGCCTTTACCGTTCGGATGACGGCGGCAGCAAATGGCAACTGGTGAATCCCGATCCGCGTCTTCGTCAGCGCGCGTGGTACTACATGCACATCACCGCCGACCCGAAGGACAAAGACACCGTCTACGTGATGAACGTCGACTTCCACAAATCCACGGACGGCGGCCGCACGTTCAACAAGATCGATGTTCCGCACGGCGATAATCACGGCCTGTGGATCGACCCTGCGGATACGAACCGAATGATCGCCGTCAATGATGGTGGCGCGACGATCACGATCGATGGTGGCAAGAGCTGGACGCGCGAGGACAATCAGCCAACGGCGCAGTTCTATCACGTCACCACTGATAACCGCTTCCCCTATTACGTCTACGGTTCGCAGCAGGACAACACCACCGTCGCGATCGCCAGCATGAGCGACGACGGCTCGATTGGTCGTGAGGACTGGTATCCGGTGGCGGGCGGCGAGGCCGGTTACATTGCTGTCGATCCGACCAATCCCAACATCGTGTATGGCGGCGAATACCAGGGAAATATCACGCGATTCGACAAGAGCGACCAGCAAGCGAAGGAGATCAGCGTCTACCCCGTGGTTCAGGACGCGATGGGTGCTGCCGTACAGGAGCATCGCTTCCAGTGGACGGCGCCGATCCTGATCTCGCCGCACGATCACAATGTCATTTATCACGGTGGTGAGCGCCTGTTCAGGTCCAGCGACGGCGGCATACACTGGACGGCGATTTCGCCCGACCTGACGCGCAACGACAAGAGCAAGCAACAGGTCTCCGGTGGGCCCATCACAAAGGACGATACCGGAACCGAGTTCTACGACACGATCTTTGCAGTCGCGGAATCGCCTCAGCAAGCCGGAACCATCTGGTGCGGAACCGACGACGGGCTGATGCAGATCACGCGCGATGACGGCAAGACCTGGACCAACATCACCCCGAAAGATATGCCGGAATGGGGCACCGTCAGCCAGATCGACCTGTCACCGTTCGACAACGGAACGGCCTATGTCGCTGTCGACCGGCATCGTCTTGACGATCTGAAACCGTACATCTTCAAGACTACCGACTTCGGCAAGACCTGGACGACGCTGGTGAAGGGCATCCCCGAAGGCAGCTTCGTCCGTGCGGTCCGCCAGGATCCGAAGAAGAAGGGCCTTCTCTACGCCGGCACTGAAACCGGAATGTATATCAGCTACAACGACGGCCAGAGTTGGGAGAAGTTTCAGCTCAACCTGCCGACCGTCCCCGTGCATGATCTCGTGATCAAGGGCGACGACCTGGTGCTGGCGACCCACGGACGCGGCTTCTGGATTCTTGATGACCTGGCCCCGGTTCGCCAGGAGACCGGCGAGATCACGAAGCAGGATTTCCATCTCTACACTCCATCGATGGCTCTGCACACATGGGCGCGATCGGGGAAGGGCAATGCATACACGGGGACCAATCCACCCATCGGAGCGGTTTTCTATTATTGGGTGAAGGACAAACCGAAGGAGATGAGCCTGGATATCCTCAATTCCAGCGGGAAAGTTCTGCGCCACATCACGAGCAAGGACACCGGAGACCTGGAAGAGCCTCTCGATCCCGACGATGAGAAGCCGAAAAAGCTGCTTGATCCCAAGCCGGGGTTGAACCGCTTTGTCTGGGACCTGCGGCGCAATCCGATCGAGCGTCCGGCGAATTACTACCTGTTCGGCTACCAGGATGGCACCACGCTGCCGAAGGCGCTTCCGGGCAAGTACGAGGTTCGCATGACCGTCGACGGCAAAACCCAGACAGCACCTTTCGAAATTGCACTCGACCCTCGGGTGAAGGTTCCGATGGCCGATCTACAGAAGCAATACGATCTGGTGACGGCGATCCGCGGCGAAATCGAGCGTGTGTTCGCCACCGAGCGGCAGATCCACGATCTCAGGAACCAGCTCGCGGCGTTGCAACAGCGGTTGCCGAATACGCCGTCGCTGTTGCCTGTCGTTGATTCCGGCAAGAACCTCGACGCGAAGCTGGTTGCGATCGAAGATCAGCTTGTGAACTGGAAGATCAAGGCCAATGAGGACTCGCTCCAATACCCCGTGAAACTCGATGGCCAGCTTTCGGTGCTGGCCAGCTATGTCGGGTACGGCGATTCGGCCCCGACACAGGCCGCGCTCGACCGCTTCCAGCAACTCAAACAGGATGTCGATAAACAGGTTGCGGCGTGGAACTCGGTCGTGAGCACGGATCTCGTCGCTTTCCAGAACATCGCGCGCGAGCACAAGGTCGACGCTGTCGTCGTTCCGCAGCAGTTCGAGGCGAAGGGGGCGGTCGCAGGAGAGGGGAAATGA
- the ggt gene encoding gamma-glutamyltransferase encodes MLRCAFVSVLLLAMTFTGVAQDRSYGRSMVITDRGIVATSQYLASQAGAQILARGGSAIDAAITANAVLGVTEPMMNGMGGDLFLIYWDAKTGKLYGLNSSGWAPRGLSIEYLKQRGITTMPEHGIDSVTVPGAVEGWSEAHKRFGKLPWKELFGPAIYYADHGYPVAELVHGYWRRGAPVFQNDEAKHVFLPDGKVPEVGQMFTNKDVAQALRLVADGGADAFYRGAIAKAILKTEADAGGTMKADDLSEFKAEWVDPISIDYRGWRVYELPPNGQGMAALEMLNIMSNFQPDPGGPEGAVELHKKIEAMKLAYSDLYRYNGDPRFAKIPVQGLISKEYAAERAKLINPDKANCNVEAGKPPSSDTTYLSVVDKDGNIVSLIQSNYDYFGSGIAVEGMGFFLQDRGALFRLDPSHPDALAPRKRPFHTIIPAFMQRGDIHIGFGIMGGANQPVAHAQFVSDVVDYGMNIQAALSAPRFTVHGSKVDCGVPIESRVKPEVMQQLRQKGHELIVVGDYSSAMGRGQAVIYNSKTGMKYGASDPRADGNAEPEPLPAAALQ; translated from the coding sequence ATGTTGCGTTGCGCCTTTGTGTCTGTTCTCCTCTTGGCCATGACCTTCACGGGCGTTGCCCAGGATCGCTCGTACGGGCGGTCGATGGTGATCACTGATCGCGGCATTGTTGCGACCAGCCAGTACCTGGCGTCGCAGGCCGGGGCGCAGATTCTCGCGCGCGGCGGTTCGGCGATCGACGCCGCAATCACAGCCAACGCCGTGCTGGGCGTCACCGAGCCGATGATGAACGGCATGGGCGGCGACCTCTTCCTCATCTACTGGGACGCGAAGACGGGCAAACTCTACGGACTGAATTCCAGCGGGTGGGCGCCACGCGGCCTTTCGATCGAATACCTGAAGCAGCGCGGAATCACGACCATGCCCGAACACGGCATTGACAGCGTGACGGTGCCCGGCGCGGTGGAGGGGTGGAGCGAGGCGCACAAACGCTTTGGCAAGCTGCCGTGGAAAGAGCTGTTCGGCCCGGCGATTTATTACGCCGATCACGGTTATCCCGTCGCCGAACTGGTGCACGGATACTGGCGGCGCGGCGCGCCCGTGTTTCAGAACGACGAAGCCAAGCATGTCTTTCTTCCGGACGGCAAAGTGCCCGAGGTCGGGCAGATGTTCACGAACAAAGATGTCGCGCAAGCGCTGCGACTGGTCGCCGATGGCGGAGCCGATGCGTTTTACCGTGGCGCAATCGCGAAGGCAATCCTCAAGACCGAGGCTGATGCCGGCGGCACGATGAAGGCCGACGATCTCTCGGAGTTCAAGGCCGAGTGGGTCGATCCGATCTCGATCGACTACCGCGGCTGGCGCGTGTACGAGCTTCCGCCGAACGGGCAGGGCATGGCTGCGCTGGAGATGCTCAACATTATGTCGAATTTCCAGCCCGACCCCGGCGGCCCGGAGGGCGCGGTCGAACTGCACAAGAAAATTGAGGCGATGAAGCTGGCATACTCGGACCTCTATCGCTACAACGGCGATCCGCGCTTCGCGAAAATTCCCGTCCAGGGATTGATCTCGAAGGAATACGCCGCCGAACGCGCGAAGCTGATCAATCCTGACAAGGCGAACTGCAACGTCGAGGCGGGAAAGCCGCCGTCCAGCGACACGACTTATCTTTCAGTCGTCGACAAGGACGGCAATATCGTTTCGCTGATTCAGAGCAACTACGATTATTTCGGTTCGGGCATAGCCGTTGAGGGCATGGGATTTTTCCTGCAGGACCGTGGCGCGCTGTTCCGGCTCGATCCTTCACATCCGGACGCGCTGGCTCCACGCAAGCGTCCGTTCCACACCATCATCCCGGCCTTCATGCAGCGCGGCGACATTCACATCGGCTTCGGCATCATGGGCGGCGCGAACCAACCTGTAGCGCACGCGCAGTTTGTTTCGGACGTGGTCGATTACGGAATGAATATTCAGGCGGCGCTCTCGGCGCCGCGATTTACCGTCCACGGCAGCAAAGTCGATTGCGGAGTTCCGATCGAGTCGCGCGTGAAGCCCGAGGTGATGCAGCAACTCAGGCAGAAGGGTCACGAACTGATCGTTGTCGGCGATTACTCCTCAGCGATGGGCCGCGGGCAGGCGGTCATCTACAACAGCAAGACGGGCATGAAGTACGGCGCCTCCGATCCGCGCGCGGATGGGAATGCCGAGCCGGAGCCGTTACCGGCAGCTGCCCTGCAATAG